One window of Quercus robur chromosome 12, dhQueRobu3.1, whole genome shotgun sequence genomic DNA carries:
- the LOC126709784 gene encoding pre-mRNA-processing protein 40A isoform X3 yields the protein MANNSQSSGSQPLRPPSVGSLGPQSFGSSLSMQFRPVPTQQGQPFVPPASQQFRPMGQGFPSNVAMPTGPSQPLQFSQPIQQLPSRPTLPGHAMPSSQGIQLPYGQTNRPLASMPLQSQQSAPALVNHMPGSGIPISSSYTFAPSSFGQHQNNISASSQFQPMSQMPAPVVPVAGQPWMSSGSQSAAFATPVQQTGQQPPVIPSTDSAVNVPSLNQQSASDWQEHSSADGRRYYYNKRTKQSSWEKPPELMTPIEKADASTVWKEYTSPEGRKYYFNKVTKESKWTIPEELKLAREQAQKAASQGTQSEPSVTSHAPDVTVSSAETSVATISVSSSTTSTLAGVALSPVLVTPVVAVSNPSPVLSGSSAVSSAQPAVPASAVGNQPPVLAASPVSAVSGSTGVPAASINANPASTSHFENLISQDFQGSVDGASVQDIEEAKKGMAVAGKVNVTPLEEKMLDDEPLVYASKLEAKNAFKALLESVNVQSDWTWEQAMREIINDKRYGALKTLGERKQAFNEYLGQRKKLEAEERRMRQKKAREEFTKMLEESKELTSSTRWSKAVSMFENDERFKAVERTRDREDLFESYMVELERKEKEKAVEDHRQNVAEYRKFLESCDFIKVNSHWRKVQDRLEDDERCSRLEKLDRLLIFEDYIRDLEKDEEEQKKIQKEQLRRAERKNRDEFRLLMEGHVATGILTAKTHWLDYCLKVKDLPQYQAIASNISGSTPKELFEDVAEELEKQYRDDKARIKDVMGKLTFLATWTFEDFKEAIIEDVGSPPISDINLKLVFEESLERAKEKEEKEARKRQRLADDFTKLLYTFKEITASSVWEDCRPLFEESQEYRSIGEESFRREIFEEYIANLQEKAKEKERKREEEKAKKEREREEKEKRKEKERKEKERDREREKGKERFKKDETDGETIDVIDNHSYKEDKKREKDKDRKHRKRHQSATDDVSSDKDEKEESKKSRRHGSDHISSDKDEKEESKKSRRHGSDRKKSRKAHAYSPESDSENRHKRHRREHRDGRRSGYEELEDGELGEDGEIQ from the exons ATGGCCAACAACTCTCAGTCCTCTGGTTCACAG CCACTTCGGCCTCCTTCAGTTGGATCCTTGGGTCCTCAAAGTTTTGGTTCATCTTTATCTATGCAA TTTCGGCCAGTTCCAACACAGCAAGGACAGCCATTTGTTCCACCGGCATCTCAGCAGTTTCGGCCTATGGGACAGGGGTTCCCCTCCAATGTTGCAATGCCTACTGGTCCAAGTCAGCCACTACAATTTTCTCAACCAATTCAGCAGTTACCTTCAAGGCCAACTCTGCCTGGTCATGCTATGCCATCATCACAGGGTATACAACTGCCGTATGGTCAGACAAATAGGCCGCTTGCATCTATGCCACTGCAGTCTCAACAAAGTGCCCCTGCTTTAGTGAATCATATGCCTGGCTCAGGAATACCTATCTCTTCATCATATACT TTTGCACCATCTTCTTTTGGCCAGcaccaaaataatattagtgCATCGTCCCAGTTCCAGCCAATGTCTCAAATGCCTGCACCTGTTGTACCTGTTGCAGGGCAACCTTGGATGTCCTCTGGAAGTCAGAGTGCAGCATTTGCGACACCAGTACAGCAGACTGGTCAACAACCTCCAGTCATTCCTTCTACGGATTCT GCAGTAAATGTCCCTAGCCTTAATCAACAGTCCGCATCTGATTGGCAAGAGCATTCATCTGCTGATGGGAGAAG ATATTATTACAACAAGAGGACGAAACAGTCTAGTTGGGAGAAGCCACCGGAATTGATGACCCCAATTGAG AAGGCTGATGCATCAACTGTGTGGAAGGAGTATACCTCTCCAGAGGGAAGAAA GTATTATTTCAACAAGGTTACTAAGGAATCTAAATGGACAATTCCAGAGGAATTGAAG TTGGCTCGTGAACAGGCTCAAAAAGCAGCTAGCCAGGGAACACAATCAGAGCCAAGTGTGACCTCTCATGCCCCAGATGTCACTGTCTCCTCAGCTGAAACATCTGTGGCAACTATCTCAGTTAGCTCCAGCACTACTTCAACATTAGCTGGGGTGGCTTTGAGCCCAGTTCTAGTGACACCTGTCGTTGCAGTTTCTAATCCTTCCCCTGTGCTTTCTGGATCATCAGCCGTTTCTAGTGCACAGCCTGCTGTACCAGCAAGTGCAGTTGGTAACCAACCTCCTGTACTGGCTGCTTCTCCAGTTAGTGCTGTTTCAGGAAGTACTGGAGTTCCTGCTGCTTCAATCAATGCCAACCCAGCATCAAC GAGTCATTTTGAAAACCTAATATCTCAGGACTTTCAAGGTTCTGTTGATGGAGCTTCTGTACAAGATATTGAG GAAGCAAAAAAAGGAATGGCAGTTGCTGGAAAAGTTAATGTGACTCCTTTGGAGGAGAAAATGCTTGATGATGAACCTTTGGTGTATGCCAGTAAGCTG GAGGCAAAAAATGCATTCAAAGCTCTACTGGAATCTGTTAATGTGCAGTCTGATTGGACTTGGGAGCAG GCAATGAGAGAGATAATTAATGACAAAAGATATGGTGCTCTGAAGACACTTGGCGAGCGGAAGCAAGCATTTAATGAG TACTTAGGTCAAAGGAAGAAACTGGAGGCAGAGGAGAGGCGCATGAGGCAGAAAAAAGCTCGGGAAGAATTCACAAAGATGTTGGAA GAGTCCAAAGAACTAACATCATCCACCAGATGGAG CAAAGCTGTTAGTATGTTTGAAAATGATGAACGATTCAAGGCTGTTGAACGAACTAGAGACCGGGAGGATCTTTTCGAAAGCTACATGGTGGAACTCGAGAGGAAG GAAAAGGAAAAGGCTGTGGAGGATCATAGGCAGAATGTAGCAGAATACAGGAAATTTTTGGAATCCTGTGACTTTATCAAG gTAAATTCACACTGGCGAAAAGTTCAAGATCGCTTAGAAGATGATGAAAGATGCTCACGTCTTGAAAAATTGGACCGTTTGCTCATTTTCGAG GACTATATACGTGACCTGGAGAAGGATGAAGAGGAGCAAAAGAAGATACAAAAG GAACAATTGAGACGGGCTGAGCGGAAAAACCGTGATGAGTTTCGCTTGCTGATGGAAGGACATGTTGCCACTGGCATTCTTACAGCTAAAACTCACTGGCTTGATTATTGCTTAAAG gTGAAGGATTTGCCTCAATATCAAGCCATTGCATCAAACATCTCTGGTTCCACACCAAAGGAGCTATTTGAGGACGTTGCTGAAGAATTAGAGAAACAG TATCGTGATGACAAAGCACGTATCAAGGATGTAATGGGGAAG CTTACCTTTTTGGCAACATGGACGTTTGAAGACTTTAAGGAGGCCATTATTGAAGATGTCGGTTCCCCACCAATTTCAGATATCAACTTAAAG CTTGTGTTTGAGGAGTCATTAGAGAGAGCCaaggagaaggaggagaaggAAGCTAGAAAGCGTCAACGTCTTGCCGATGACTTCACAAAGCTATTATACACATTCAAG GAAATTACTGCATCTTCTGTTTGGGAAGATTGCAGACCACTTTTTGAAGAGAGCCAAGAATATAG ATCAATTGGGGAGGAGAGCTTTAGGAGGGAGATTTTTGAGGAATACATTGCAAACTTGCAGGAAAAGGCTAAAGAGAAGGAGCGCAAGCGTGAGGAGGAAAAG gccaaaaaagagagagagagagaggagaaagaaaagcggaaggagaaagaaagaaaggagaaggAGAGGGATCGTGAAAGAGAAAAGGGGAAGGAACGATTTAAGAAGGATGAAACAGATGGTGAAACCATAGACGTGATTGACAACCATAGCTATAAGGAGgacaagaaaagagaaaaagacaaAGATAGGAAACACCGGAAGAGGCACCAAAGTGCCACAGATGATGTAAGTTCTGATAAGGATGAGAAGGAAGAGTCTAAGAAATCACGCAGACATGGCAGTGACCATATAAGTTCTGATAAGGATGAGAAGGAAGAGTCTAAAAAATCACGTAGACATGGCAGTGACCGCAAAAAGTCAAGAAAGGCG CATGCATACTCACCTGAATCAGATAGTGAAAACCGGCATAAAAGACACAGGAGAGAGCACCGGGATGGTCGAAGAAGTGGATATGAGGAACTTGAAGATGGTGAGCTTGGTGAGGATGGGGAAATCCAGTAG